In Desulfuromonas acetoxidans DSM 684, a genomic segment contains:
- a CDS encoding DUF4124 domain-containing protein, translated as MKKTIIILVLTLLTTPSFSADFYTWQDENGKLHVTDKPPECQNKDDVLVKEYSYSDHENNQPSETFQHRVYNQIDAVNDHRYQDATQVDTVQRKKEKQRFEKTIDVEKKMLKERIHYYKFRCAEINSPENRKNYCDGQQKLYEKKLDLLNRDPEEYFMRETRH; from the coding sequence TTGAAAAAAACTATTATTATTCTAGTGCTGACCCTGCTCACGACACCATCATTCTCTGCGGACTTCTATACCTGGCAAGACGAGAATGGAAAACTCCATGTTACAGACAAACCACCAGAGTGTCAGAACAAAGATGACGTACTTGTTAAGGAATACAGTTATTCAGACCACGAAAACAACCAGCCCTCTGAAACGTTTCAGCACCGGGTGTATAATCAGATCGACGCCGTAAATGACCATCGCTATCAAGATGCAACCCAAGTTGATACGGTTCAACGAAAAAAAGAAAAACAACGCTTTGAAAAAACGATTGATGTTGAGAAGAAAATGCTCAAAGAACGTATCCACTATTACAAATTCCGCTGTGCCGAGATCAACTCACCTGAAAACCGCAAAAACTATTGCGATGGACAACAAAAATTATACGAAAAGAAACTGGACCTTCTAAACCGCGATCCAGAAGAATATTTCATGCGAGAAACACGACATTAA
- a CDS encoding EAL domain-containing protein has protein sequence MAVNLTTMAIRKKLVLMMLVTSIVFLVAVIGLLVPLFRWNLSSSLAIQQKTLLTALQTEIDTKVASALKQLAAVAGVVPPEVMAGGHETQLFLEDRVGIGSIFDIGLEIYTVEGQRIAATGDLSGGVSADKQTPFILKSLKKPGPRIDVEARYCNRSHCHPVAQFSAPIRGMDGRLLGFLCGGIRLDGQNLIGGLARYQIGKTGYLYLYAKDRTILVHPDSSRIMKKDVPPGSNVLFDKAIGGWQGTDFTVTSRGIGSFSSFKPLKNVPWILASNYPEDEALVPARRVTGALVVIITVLGGLAMAITWVGLRSVTGPLAALTDHLRRFDQWQDTQRKIALQGHLSSEIKQLEEGFNHMLQVVDLQRDKIAEKVETLRLQTQRLESEVQTRQQAQQQLHIASERHQETARLLQHICDNVPDLIWAKDIEHHYIFTNKSNCRTLLCVDSTDIAIGKNHEFFSDKILKEFPEDPLAYQFSELCCQSDSEVLRTRQSMRFQEVGHVKGTLICLDVYKAPFYGADGELIGTVGSARIITREKQLEQETMRLSRLYRILSAVNQHIVHKPQPIELFQFVCDTLLEDTTFAMAWIGLPNEMGVYKPVVSSGISLEVLGEPQHCIHNNGQLNHLTTNITAESAQEVLCPTGYRLYQRSPFQAVASFPIQPKQAAGALLVVYTQDKKLLEQDDEQQLLDELVQDVAFALDVHEHEQQQAFSMKQLQLAATVFDNSREGIVLTDKNEKIVSVNRAFSDITGYRDDEVLGQTPRILKSNRHGRDFYQNMWHCLAEHGCWQGEIWNRRKDGQVYPELMSMSAVCDDQQEVSHYIAVFTDISQAKESQEKLDYLSWHDPLTDLPNRSLFCTHLDQAVKHAERKHHSFAVLCFDLDHFKDVNDSFGHLVGDALLRKIADRLRSCLRESDMLARLGGDEFVLLLEDVADSHRVTMMAEEILHQLQQPICLTETDLEVQVSVSVGIAVYPEHGRDALELLQRADSALYRAKQHGRARFAYYNEEMTEQAQERVQLSFHLRQALEKKEFAVYYQPQVDLGTGQIVGAEALMRWNSPELGLVTPDRFIPLAEEIGCICSMGTWILRQVCEQGKAWLDAGYPPLTLAVNLSAVQFAEEDIACRLKETLQETGYPAEYLELEVTESTLMHKEQQTIDLLKSLNELGVRLALDDFGTGYSSLAYLKYFPLHLLKVDKSFIDDLPADANDCKMVTAIVQMGHGLGFDLLAEGVETVAQRDCLAQLGCDYYQGYYCSPPVPACEFAALRQSQKPL, from the coding sequence TTGGCTGTTAATCTCACCACAATGGCAATTCGAAAAAAACTGGTGTTGATGATGCTCGTCACCAGTATTGTTTTTCTGGTTGCTGTCATTGGTTTGTTGGTTCCGTTGTTTCGTTGGAATCTATCCTCTAGCCTCGCTATTCAGCAGAAAACATTATTAACAGCATTGCAAACGGAGATTGACACCAAGGTCGCATCGGCACTTAAGCAATTGGCTGCCGTCGCTGGTGTTGTGCCTCCCGAGGTGATGGCTGGCGGACACGAAACTCAACTCTTTTTAGAGGACCGGGTTGGCATTGGTTCTATTTTTGATATCGGGCTGGAGATCTATACGGTCGAAGGGCAGAGAATTGCTGCAACAGGCGACTTGTCTGGTGGCGTGTCCGCCGATAAACAGACACCATTTATCCTTAAGTCTCTCAAAAAACCTGGGCCGCGTATTGATGTTGAGGCGCGCTACTGTAACCGAAGCCATTGCCATCCGGTGGCGCAATTTTCTGCTCCGATCCGGGGGATGGACGGCCGCTTGCTGGGATTTCTCTGTGGTGGTATTCGTCTCGATGGCCAAAACCTGATTGGGGGTCTTGCCCGCTACCAGATCGGCAAAACCGGTTATCTGTATCTCTATGCCAAGGATCGCACGATACTCGTGCATCCTGATTCCAGCCGCATTATGAAAAAAGATGTTCCTCCGGGAAGCAATGTTCTGTTCGATAAGGCGATTGGCGGCTGGCAGGGAACGGACTTTACTGTAACGTCTCGGGGAATAGGCTCTTTTTCCAGTTTTAAACCGTTGAAAAATGTGCCATGGATTCTAGCCTCCAATTACCCTGAGGATGAGGCCTTGGTCCCGGCTCGTCGTGTTACCGGAGCGCTGGTTGTGATTATTACCGTTCTCGGTGGCTTGGCAATGGCCATTACGTGGGTGGGACTTCGGAGTGTGACTGGCCCACTGGCGGCATTAACCGATCATTTGCGTCGTTTTGATCAATGGCAGGACACCCAGCGCAAGATTGCACTGCAGGGGCACCTCTCTTCTGAGATCAAGCAGCTTGAAGAGGGTTTCAACCATATGTTGCAGGTTGTTGATCTACAGCGGGATAAAATCGCTGAAAAAGTTGAGACGCTTCGTCTGCAGACACAACGACTTGAGTCCGAAGTGCAGACGCGACAGCAGGCACAGCAACAGTTGCATATCGCTTCGGAACGTCATCAGGAAACCGCTCGTTTGCTGCAACATATTTGCGATAATGTCCCGGACCTTATCTGGGCGAAGGATATTGAGCACCATTATATTTTTACCAATAAATCCAATTGTCGCACTTTGTTGTGTGTCGATTCTACCGACATTGCCATCGGTAAGAATCATGAATTTTTTTCTGATAAAATTTTGAAGGAATTTCCTGAAGATCCTTTAGCCTATCAGTTCAGTGAGCTTTGCTGCCAGTCTGATAGTGAAGTGCTCAGGACGCGTCAGTCCATGCGCTTTCAGGAGGTGGGCCATGTTAAAGGCACTTTGATCTGCCTGGATGTTTACAAGGCGCCGTTCTATGGCGCTGATGGTGAGCTCATCGGTACTGTTGGTTCGGCACGCATTATTACCCGGGAAAAACAGCTCGAGCAGGAAACCATGCGTCTGTCACGGTTGTACCGGATTTTGTCAGCCGTCAACCAGCACATTGTTCATAAGCCGCAACCCATTGAACTATTTCAGTTTGTCTGTGACACGTTGTTGGAAGATACCACCTTTGCCATGGCCTGGATTGGCCTGCCTAATGAGATGGGGGTCTATAAGCCGGTAGTCTCTTCTGGAATTTCATTGGAAGTTCTGGGAGAGCCACAACACTGTATTCATAACAATGGTCAGCTAAACCATTTAACAACAAACATCACTGCTGAATCAGCTCAGGAGGTCTTGTGCCCGACAGGGTATCGACTTTATCAGCGCTCACCGTTTCAGGCGGTTGCCAGTTTTCCAATTCAGCCTAAACAAGCTGCTGGTGCTCTTCTGGTTGTTTATACCCAGGATAAGAAACTGCTTGAGCAGGACGATGAACAGCAGTTGCTCGATGAATTAGTTCAGGATGTGGCGTTTGCTTTGGACGTTCACGAGCATGAGCAGCAGCAGGCATTTTCCATGAAGCAGCTGCAACTGGCAGCAACGGTATTTGACAACAGTCGTGAAGGGATTGTTCTTACAGATAAAAACGAGAAGATTGTGTCGGTCAATCGTGCATTCAGCGACATTACCGGTTATCGCGACGATGAAGTTCTTGGCCAAACTCCGCGAATTCTAAAATCCAATCGTCATGGCCGTGATTTTTATCAGAACATGTGGCATTGCCTGGCAGAGCACGGTTGTTGGCAGGGAGAGATCTGGAATCGCCGCAAAGATGGACAGGTGTATCCGGAGCTGATGTCGATGAGTGCCGTTTGCGATGACCAGCAAGAAGTCAGCCATTATATTGCTGTTTTCACTGATATCAGTCAGGCCAAAGAGTCGCAGGAAAAACTCGACTATCTCTCTTGGCATGATCCCCTGACCGATTTGCCCAACCGTAGCCTGTTTTGCACCCACCTTGACCAAGCAGTGAAACACGCCGAACGTAAGCATCATTCTTTTGCGGTTCTGTGTTTTGATCTTGATCATTTTAAGGATGTCAACGACAGCTTTGGTCATCTGGTCGGCGATGCTCTGTTGCGAAAAATAGCGGATCGATTACGCAGTTGCTTGCGAGAAAGCGATATGTTGGCTCGCTTGGGAGGCGATGAGTTTGTCCTGTTATTGGAAGATGTTGCTGATTCCCATCGTGTAACAATGATGGCTGAAGAGATCCTTCATCAGTTGCAACAGCCGATTTGTTTGACGGAAACGGATCTGGAAGTTCAGGTGAGTGTCAGTGTTGGTATTGCTGTTTATCCAGAGCATGGCCGCGATGCTCTGGAATTGTTGCAGCGTGCTGATTCAGCATTATATCGGGCCAAGCAACATGGTCGTGCTCGCTTTGCCTATTATAACGAAGAGATGACTGAGCAGGCTCAGGAACGGGTTCAGCTGAGTTTTCATTTGCGCCAGGCGTTGGAAAAGAAGGAGTTTGCAGTGTATTACCAACCTCAGGTTGATTTAGGGACCGGGCAGATTGTTGGAGCAGAAGCGTTGATGCGCTGGAACAGTCCCGAACTGGGCCTGGTGACTCCGGATCGTTTTATCCCTTTGGCTGAGGAGATTGGCTGTATTTGTTCGATGGGGACCTGGATTCTCAGGCAGGTTTGCGAGCAAGGGAAGGCCTGGTTGGATGCCGGCTATCCGCCGTTGACCCTGGCCGTAAACTTATCGGCGGTACAGTTTGCTGAGGAGGATATTGCCTGTCGTTTGAAGGAGACTCTGCAAGAAACCGGCTATCCGGCGGAGTATCTGGAATTGGAAGTGACGGAATCCACCCTGATGCACAAAGAACAGCAGACCATCGATCTGCTTAAGTCATTAAATGAGCTGGGGGTTCGCCTCGCCCTGGATGATTTTGGTACCGGCTACTCCTCTCTGGCGTATCTCAAATACTTTCCGTTGCATTTGCTCAAGGTTGATAAGTCGTTTATCGACGACCTGCCAGCAGATGCCAATGATTGTAAAATGGTGACGGCCATTGTGCAGATGGGGCATGGTCTCGGTTTTGACCTGCTTGCCGAAGGTGTTGAGACGGTTGCACAGAGAGATTGTCTGGCACAATTGGGCTGTGATTATTATCAGGGGTATTATTGTAGCCCGCCGGTGCCAGCCTGCGAATTCGCCGCCCTGCGGCAGTCGCAGAAGCCGCTCTAA